Proteins encoded by one window of Salvia splendens isolate huo1 chromosome 5, SspV2, whole genome shotgun sequence:
- the LOC121805369 gene encoding plasma membrane-associated cation-binding protein 1-like, producing MVNYWKSKVLPKIKKVFENPKKAAALEACKAFDESKEQYSKECEEKNTDLEPKVTQIYQASSTEIKALIKEPTDAAVKKHSAAVQKFLDELAKIDFPGSKSVSEAATKVGAAYVSGPVLFVFEKVSTFIPAPVEEEKKEEAVPPPTESCTEEVKEKEVAVEAAVEEKPEDAPPAAADPPKP from the exons ATGGtaaactactggaaatcaaAGGTTCTGCCCAAGATCAAGAAAGTGTTTGAGAACCCAAAAAAGGCAGCTGCTCTTGAAGCTTGCAAGGCCTTCGATGAATCTAAG GAGCAATATTCGAAAGAGTGTGAAGAGAAAAACACAGATCTTGAGCCCAAAGTTACCCAAATCTATCAAGCTTCATCTACTGAGATTAAG GCTTTGATCAAGGAACCAACGGATGCAGCTGTGAAAAAGCACTCAGCAGCAGTCCAGAAATTCCTCGACGAGCTTGCTAAGATCG ATTTTCCCGGTTCAAAATCGGTAAGCGAAGCAGCGACTAAAGTTGGAGCAGCATACGTGTCTGGTCCGGTTCTGTTTGTGTTCGAGAAGGTCTCCACTTTCATACCTGCCCCTGttgaggaggagaagaaagaggaGGCTGTCCCGCCACCGACTGAGAGTTGCACAGAGGAGGTTAAAGAGAAGGAGGTCGCTGTGGAGGCGGCTGTTGAGGAGAAACCTGAAGACGCGCCGCCAGCAGCAGCTGACCCTCCTAAGCCTTGA
- the LOC121805016 gene encoding plasma membrane-associated cation-binding protein 1-like gives MVNYWKSKVLPKIKKVFENPKKAAALEACKAFDESKEQYSKECEDKNTDLEPKVTQIYQASSTEIKALIKEPTDAAVKKHSAAVQKFLDELAKIDFPGSKSVSEAATKVGAAYVSGPVLFVFEKVSTFIPAPVEEEKKEEAVPPPAESCTEEVKEKEIAVEAAVEEKVEDAPPAAADPPKP, from the exons ATGGTAAACTACTGGAAATCGAAGGTTCTGCCCAAGATCAAGAAAGTCTTTGAGAACCCAAAAAAGGCAGCTGCTCTTGAAGCTTGCAAGGCCTTCGATGAATCTAAG GAGCAATATTCGAAAGAGTGTGAAGACAAAAACACAGATCTTGAGCCCAAAGTTACCCAAATCTATCAAGCTTCATCTACTGAGATTAAG GCTTTGATCAAGGAACCAACGGATGCAGCTGTGAAAAAGCACTCAGCAGCAGTCCAGAAATTCCTCGACGAGCTTGCTAAGATCG ATTTTCCCGGTTCAAAATCGGTAAGCGAAGCAGCGACTAAAGTTGGAGCAGCATACGTGTCTGGTCCGGTTCTGTTTGTGTTCGAGAAGGTCTCCACTTTCATACCTGCCCCTGttgaggaggagaagaaagaggaGGCTGTCCCGCCACCGGCTGAGAGTTGCACAGAGGAGGTTAAAGAGAAGGAGATCGCTGTGGAGGCGGCTGTTGAGGAGAAAGTTGAAGACGCGCCGCCAGCAGCAGCTGACCCTCCTAAGCCTTGA